One Paenibacillus sp. FSL H7-0737 DNA segment encodes these proteins:
- a CDS encoding amino acid ABC transporter permease: protein MKLDPSFIWTALVQILSAIPTTLYITVVSVLIGFVIGVAVALIRLYRVPLLHPLAVGYVTFIRGTPMLTHLLLIYFGLPVLIDGLAAHFGWSFRSVSIPMIGFAYISFSITAGAYMSEVVRSGLLAVDRGQLEAAHSIGMTTPQALKRIVFPQALAASLPNLSNSVIGMLHGSTLAFTVSVVDINAKAQIVASTNWKFFEAYLAAALIFWALTFLIERVTSVIEKRINLYNRGGVA, encoded by the coding sequence ATGAAACTGGACCCATCGTTTATATGGACTGCTCTGGTACAAATTCTGAGTGCAATTCCTACGACCTTATATATTACCGTTGTCTCTGTATTGATTGGTTTTGTGATTGGAGTGGCTGTAGCCTTGATCCGGCTATACAGAGTTCCACTGCTGCATCCGCTGGCCGTCGGTTATGTTACGTTCATCCGCGGGACACCGATGCTGACGCATCTGCTGCTTATATATTTTGGGCTTCCTGTGCTCATTGATGGTCTGGCGGCGCATTTCGGCTGGAGCTTTAGGTCGGTTTCGATTCCGATGATCGGTTTTGCTTATATTTCATTCTCGATTACTGCTGGAGCTTATATGTCTGAGGTCGTCCGTTCCGGTCTGCTCGCTGTGGATCGTGGTCAGCTAGAAGCGGCCCACTCTATCGGTATGACTACGCCCCAAGCACTAAAGCGGATTGTTTTTCCTCAAGCGCTGGCGGCAAGTCTGCCTAATCTTTCGAATTCAGTAATCGGTATGCTGCACGGATCTACCCTTGCTTTTACGGTTTCGGTGGTGGATATCAATGCTAAGGCACAGATTGTGGCTTCAACGAACTGGAAGTTTTTCGAGGCATATCTGGCGGCAGCACTGATCTTCTGGGCACTAACGTTTCTGATCGAACGCGTGACATCGGTCATTGAGAAAAGGATTAATCTGTACAATCGAGGTGGAGTAGCATGA
- a CDS encoding amino acid ABC transporter ATP-binding protein: MIKLAQISKSFGRNQVLNNIDLTVTKGEVVVILGPSGSGKTTLLRCVNYLEKPSSGEIAIGDFKVNCKHARKKEIHQLRQKTAMVFQQYNLFRHKTALENVMEGLLIVKKLPKDEARKRSIALLEKVGLASKLDAYPSQLSGGQQQRVGIARALALEPEVILFDEPTSALDPELVGEVLAVIRKIAKEGITMIVVTHEMGFARDVANHVVFMDGGVIVEEGTPTELFNHPREERTKQFLKRITPEFNYSI; encoded by the coding sequence ATGATCAAACTTGCGCAAATTTCGAAGTCATTCGGTCGGAATCAGGTGTTAAACAATATAGATTTAACGGTGACGAAGGGAGAGGTTGTCGTCATTCTCGGCCCCAGTGGCTCCGGCAAAACGACTCTCTTACGTTGCGTGAATTATCTGGAGAAGCCAAGCAGCGGAGAGATCGCCATTGGCGATTTCAAAGTGAACTGCAAACATGCCCGCAAAAAGGAGATTCATCAGCTTAGGCAAAAAACGGCAATGGTATTTCAGCAGTACAATTTGTTCCGTCATAAAACCGCGCTGGAGAACGTGATGGAAGGCCTGTTAATTGTCAAAAAGCTTCCGAAGGACGAAGCGAGAAAGCGGAGCATAGCACTGCTTGAAAAGGTTGGTCTTGCCAGCAAGCTGGATGCTTACCCGAGTCAGCTGTCCGGAGGTCAGCAGCAGCGTGTAGGGATTGCCCGAGCCTTGGCGCTTGAGCCAGAGGTTATATTGTTCGACGAACCAACATCGGCGCTGGACCCTGAGCTAGTGGGTGAGGTGCTGGCTGTTATCCGAAAAATTGCCAAGGAAGGCATCACAATGATTGTAGTCACCCATGAAATGGGGTTTGCTCGTGATGTGGCGAATCATGTGGTTTTTATGGACGGAGGCGTCATTGTTGAAGAAGGAACGCCGACTGAGCTGTTTAATCATCCGCGCGAAGAAAGAACGAAGCAGTTCCTGAAGCGAATCACACCTGAATTTAACTATTCCATATAG
- a CDS encoding LLM class flavin-dependent oxidoreductase, translated as MAITISVLDQSPIYPGETPEEAFQHTIKLAQQSEELGFHRFWVSEHHDSEQVAGSSPEVLISHLLAKTERIRIGSGGIMLQHYSPYKVAENFNVLSTLAPGRVDLGVGRAPGGLPRSTQALQQERTESPSLTDKIIELEKYVHNRLEENHPLAGLKAGPLPGIPPELYVLGASVGSAEIAAELGLPYVFSLFINSDKTVALDAIRAYRSGFVSSQGRQPQAIIALALVVAETEEEAKELAGAHKLIRIQLASGKKLTVGTREQAEEFARQSNEAYTIEELEPEITKGTKNSVREQLLALSEASGVEEFIITTNVQPFDKRYRSFELLSEAIAEVPAEA; from the coding sequence ATGGCTATTACAATCAGCGTACTTGATCAAAGTCCGATCTATCCGGGAGAAACGCCAGAGGAAGCATTCCAGCATACCATTAAGCTGGCACAACAGTCTGAGGAGCTTGGATTTCATCGATTCTGGGTTTCCGAGCATCATGACTCTGAGCAGGTAGCCGGTTCTTCTCCAGAAGTACTCATCTCACATCTGCTGGCCAAAACAGAGCGCATCCGCATTGGCTCCGGTGGCATCATGCTCCAGCATTACAGTCCGTACAAGGTGGCGGAGAACTTCAATGTGCTGTCTACACTGGCTCCTGGCCGAGTGGATCTCGGAGTGGGACGCGCTCCCGGTGGACTCCCGCGCAGCACACAAGCGCTTCAGCAGGAAAGAACCGAATCCCCTAGCTTAACGGACAAAATCATCGAGTTGGAGAAATATGTGCATAACCGGCTCGAAGAAAACCACCCGCTGGCTGGTTTGAAGGCAGGTCCCCTTCCTGGTATTCCGCCTGAGCTGTATGTGCTTGGCGCGAGTGTAGGCAGTGCAGAGATTGCTGCTGAACTTGGATTACCTTATGTGTTCTCCCTATTTATTAATAGCGATAAGACAGTAGCGCTAGATGCTATTCGTGCTTACCGAAGCGGTTTTGTTTCTTCACAGGGCAGACAACCGCAAGCAATTATCGCTTTAGCACTAGTGGTGGCTGAGACCGAAGAGGAAGCGAAAGAACTGGCGGGCGCACATAAGTTGATTCGGATTCAGCTGGCAAGCGGGAAGAAGCTAACCGTTGGAACCCGGGAACAGGCGGAGGAGTTTGCCCGCCAGAGCAATGAAGCATACACGATTGAAGAGTTGGAACCAGAGATTACCAAAGGAACAAAGAACTCTGTACGTGAACAGCTGTTGGCACTTTCAGAGGCATCCGGTGTTGAGGAGTTCATCATAACTACGAATGTGCAGCCTTTTGACAAAAGGTACCGCTCCTTTGAGCTCCTGAGCGAAGCAATCGCTGAAGTGCCGGCAGAGGCATAA
- a CDS encoding amidohydrolase — protein MTSKAKELSAEALGEELIGIRRHLHRHPELSNEEYETTKYIISLLERAGVRVVDYGLSTGVIAEIGGKQPGPVIALRADIDALPIQEETGAAYASLYPGKMHACGHDFHTAALIGAAYQLKQREGQLLGTVRLLFQPAEEKAQGAQRIIASGALEEVRAVIGLHNKPELPVGTIGITAGPLMAAADGFVIEVQGGSSHAAVPEAGIDPIVAASHIVTAFQSIVSRNVSPLQSAVVSVTQIHSGNSWNIIPEKAVLEGTIRTFDETVRSKVLDRFREVATGVAAALGAKATVRWIEGPPPVINDAALAALGVESAEALGYRAVKPELSLAGEDFAFYQRVVPGLFVFIGTEGSQEWHHPAFNLDEQALPVAARFLADAAVRSLEYYNSGGGAEL, from the coding sequence ATGACTAGTAAAGCTAAAGAGCTGAGTGCGGAAGCGCTTGGAGAAGAATTAATCGGGATACGCCGTCATCTGCATCGGCACCCGGAACTGTCGAACGAAGAATATGAGACAACAAAATATATTATTTCCCTGCTGGAGCGGGCAGGAGTCAGGGTCGTAGATTACGGTCTGTCTACCGGAGTGATCGCAGAAATTGGGGGCAAGCAGCCCGGTCCGGTCATCGCGCTGCGCGCAGATATCGATGCCTTGCCAATCCAGGAGGAAACTGGAGCAGCTTATGCTTCGTTGTATCCCGGCAAAATGCATGCCTGCGGACATGATTTCCATACGGCTGCCTTGATCGGTGCCGCCTATCAATTGAAGCAGCGAGAGGGTCAGTTACTAGGAACGGTACGCCTGTTGTTTCAACCGGCTGAAGAGAAGGCGCAAGGGGCACAGCGGATCATTGCTAGCGGGGCGCTAGAAGAAGTCCGGGCAGTAATCGGGCTGCATAATAAGCCGGAACTGCCAGTCGGAACGATCGGTATTACGGCGGGCCCTTTAATGGCAGCGGCTGACGGGTTTGTGATTGAAGTGCAGGGTGGCAGTTCTCATGCTGCCGTTCCAGAAGCTGGGATAGACCCGATTGTAGCTGCTTCGCATATCGTGACTGCATTTCAATCCATTGTAAGTCGCAATGTCAGTCCCCTACAAAGTGCGGTGGTCAGTGTGACGCAGATTCACAGCGGAAATTCATGGAATATCATCCCCGAAAAAGCCGTGCTTGAGGGTACAATCCGTACCTTTGATGAAACGGTGCGCAGCAAAGTACTTGACCGCTTTCGGGAAGTGGCGACTGGTGTGGCAGCTGCTCTTGGAGCAAAAGCCACTGTCCGCTGGATCGAAGGGCCGCCTCCGGTCATCAACGACGCCGCCTTAGCGGCGTTAGGGGTAGAGTCGGCTGAAGCTCTTGGCTACCGAGCGGTCAAACCAGAGCTTTCACTGGCCGGAGAGGATTTTGCCTTCTATCAGCGCGTGGTACCGGGATTGTTCGTCTTTATAGGTACTGAAGGAAGCCAAGAATGGCATCATCCAGCCTTCAATCTGGATGAACAGGCACTCCCTGTGGCAGCACGTTTCCTTGCGGATGCGGCTGTACGTTCCCTTGAGTACTACAATTCCGGTGGAGGTGCAGAATTATAG
- the solA gene encoding N-methyl-L-tryptophan oxidase produces the protein MAEHKSYDVIIVGAGSMGMSAGYNLARRGVKTLLVDTFDPPHTQGSHHGESRLIRHAYSGDPAYTDLALRADKLWKEAEQLSGTELLVRSGVLNLADSAVYSFNGRLEEAKKRKVQVHHLDAEEIRRRWPALNIPESFAAMYEPDAGYLYSERCISAYRQLALGHGAELLTNTPVVNVTAREGSVTVHTTNGDYHGAAAILSAGAWFGKLAPFVHLPIKAIRKVVGWFESSPAFAAGNFPGFTLGAEEGGYYGFPSIDGAGLKIGRHDTGLEWMPGTQLAPFGSEASDEGDLRKVLESYMPGAAGRLLKGSACKYEHTPDEDFIIDCHPLHSNVLIAGGFSGHGFKFSSVVGEILADIAIGGVTTHNIQPFSLSRFAPPDHSRTSHILEGI, from the coding sequence ATAGCTGAACATAAAAGTTACGATGTAATTATCGTAGGCGCAGGCTCGATGGGCATGAGCGCTGGTTACAATCTTGCGAGGCGTGGAGTGAAGACGCTACTAGTGGATACCTTCGATCCTCCACATACACAGGGCAGCCATCACGGGGAATCCCGGCTGATCCGGCATGCTTACAGCGGTGACCCCGCCTACACTGATTTAGCTTTACGGGCAGATAAACTATGGAAAGAAGCGGAACAGTTGAGCGGAACAGAACTCCTTGTCCGCTCAGGTGTCTTGAATCTCGCGGATAGCGCAGTGTATTCCTTCAACGGTCGTCTCGAAGAAGCGAAGAAACGGAAGGTGCAGGTCCATCATCTGGATGCCGAAGAGATCCGGCGGCGCTGGCCGGCATTGAACATACCAGAATCATTCGCGGCAATGTATGAACCAGATGCCGGATATTTGTACAGCGAACGCTGTATTTCCGCCTACCGTCAGCTTGCCCTTGGACATGGTGCGGAACTGTTGACGAACACTCCAGTAGTGAATGTCACCGCTCGCGAAGGCAGCGTTACGGTTCATACGACAAATGGCGATTATCACGGAGCGGCAGCTATTCTTAGTGCCGGAGCTTGGTTTGGCAAATTGGCACCTTTTGTACATTTGCCGATTAAAGCAATCCGCAAAGTTGTGGGCTGGTTTGAGAGCTCCCCTGCTTTTGCTGCTGGTAATTTCCCTGGCTTTACGTTAGGAGCAGAGGAAGGTGGCTATTACGGATTTCCCAGCATCGATGGAGCTGGCCTGAAGATCGGCCGGCATGATACAGGGCTGGAATGGATGCCGGGTACACAGCTTGCCCCGTTCGGCAGTGAAGCCAGCGATGAGGGTGACCTCCGCAAGGTACTGGAGTCTTACATGCCCGGTGCAGCTGGTCGATTGCTAAAAGGTTCTGCATGTAAATATGAGCATACGCCTGATGAAGATTTCATTATAGACTGCCATCCGCTCCATTCCAATGTGCTGATAGCGGGAGGGTTTTCGGGGCATGGTTTTAAATTTTCTAGTGTTGTGGGTGAAATACTGGCTGACATAGCGATCGGTGGAGTTACAACTCATAACATCCAGCCTTTTTCGTTATCTCGTTTCGCACCACCGGATCATTCGCGAACAAGTCATATATTGGAGGGGATTTAA